One segment of Rosa chinensis cultivar Old Blush chromosome 6, RchiOBHm-V2, whole genome shotgun sequence DNA contains the following:
- the LOC112174440 gene encoding desiccation-related protein PCC13-62 yields MAPSISNFSSVFLVLLALYLGLIHQVMSLSTAINITISPPNYCAPINATDVDRVQFALNLEFCQAEYFLYGALGKGLDSISPDLAQGGPPPIGARKALLLNPDVARISEEIAYQQVGNIRSIVQTVGGFPRPLLNLGLINWGLFFDLALGKPLIPSFNPYANSLNFLLGAYAMPDLAQLSYVSAIPSLTTNSSSLSLASKLLPIKAGQSAVIRTLLYPNATQMVPPYNITVGEFTKAISQLTNTLGKCGIKSEGILLADTTLGAENRTTSNVLSADANSLSYARTEPEILRIVYGTGNERLPFGFFPKGANGKIARSFLLI; encoded by the exons ATGGCTCCTTCAATTTCTAATTTCTCTTCTGTCTTCCTTGTTCTTCTTGCACTGTATCTCGGCCTCATTCACCAGGTTATGAGTCTGAGTACTGCTATTAATATCACTATTAGTCCCCCTAACTACTGCGCGCCCATTAATGCCACCGATGTCGATCGCGTTCAGTTTGCCTTGAACTTAGAATTCTGTCAAGCTGAGTATTTTCTATACGGCGCTCTTGGCAAAGGCCTCGACAGCATCAGTCCGGATTTGGCCCAAGGTGGTCCGCCTCCCATTGGTGCTCGGAAGGCCTTGCTTCTCAATCCTGATGTCGCTCGTATCAGTGAAGAGATTGCTTATCAACAAGTTGGTAACATCAG GTCTATTGTTCAGACTGTGGGAGGATTTCCAAGGCCTCTACTAAATCTCGGCCTCATAAATTGGGGATTATTTTTTGACCTAGCACTGGGGAAACCCCTTATCCCTTCATTTAATCCATACGCAAACTCCCTCAATTTTCTGTTAGGGGCCTATGCCATGCCTGATCTCGCACAACTATCCTATGTTAGCGCCATTCCAAGCCTCACCAcaaattcttcttcattatCT TTGGCTTCAAAGCTTTTGCCAATCAAGGCTGGACAGAGTGCAGTGATACGTACATTGTTGTACCCGAATGCAACTCAAATGGTGCCTCCATATAATATCACGGTGGGTGAATTCACCAAGGCCATTTCCCAGCTCACTAACACCCTTGGCAAGTGTGGCATCAAAAGCGAAGGCATCTTACTAGCTGACACAACCCTCGGGGCAGAGAACCGGACGACCAGTAACGTTTTGTCCGCCGATGCCAATTCACTATCGTACGCAAGAACAGAGCCTGAGATCTTGAGGATTGTGTATGGAACCGGCAATGAGCGCCTGCCCTTCGGATTTTTTCCCAAAGGTGCCAACGGCAAAATTGCAAGGAGCTTTCTGCTGATCTAG
- the LOC112170860 gene encoding uncharacterized protein LOC112170860 — translation MGSVSFLLSFASFYAGDGHSLLPGAGDFAWVHRLLNLADIWALGCIFAEMVTGDVLFVGSTKILPGCVKVENYWIKFSPVTPCGRGGRYTEEDAKVIVVQILSVIAYCHLQGVVHRDLKPEVMLAFFSAGMNLLSGLGAKIERESKLKLNDFDKVFAMSETALGLFLDVGASCYFSKLFGSFGNACYIFGLHLCFDCPTCKCCFLIGEISSTNV, via the exons ATGGGATCAGTcagttttttgctttcttttgcGAGTTTTTATGCCGGAGACGGTCACTCTCTGTTACCAGGCGCTGGAGATTTTGCTTGGGTCCACAGATTACTCAACTTGGCGGACATTTGGGCCCTCGGCTGCATCTTCG CTGAGATGGTTACTGGGGATGTTCTGTTTGTTGGAAGTACTAAGATTCTCCCAG GTTGTGTGAAGGTGGAGAACTACTGGATAAAATTTTCTCCAG TAACTCCTTGTGGCAGGGGTGGAAGATACACAGAAGAAGATGCTAAAGTTATTGTTGTGCAAATTTTAAGTGTTATTGCCTATTGTCATCTTCAGGGAGTTGTGCATCGTGATCTAAAGCCAGAG GTAATGCTAGCCTTCTTTTCGGCGGGCATGAATTTGTTGTCAGGTCTTGGTGCAAAGATTGAGAGAGAGTCCAAGCTGAAGCTCAATGACTTTGACAAG GTTTTTGCAATGTCGGAAACAGCTCTGGGACTTTTTCTAGATGTAGGTGCCTCTTGTTATTTCTCGAAGCTTTTTGGATCCTTTGGTAATGCTTGTTATATCTTTGGTTTACATTTGTGTTTCGATTGCCCCACCTGCAAATGTTGCTTCTTGATAGGAGAAATAAGTTCTACTAATGTGTAG